A region from the Sandaracinus amylolyticus genome encodes:
- the rpoN gene encoding RNA polymerase factor sigma-54: protein MEIKQQLRQTQQLVMTPQLQQAIKLLQMSRMELVDLVREEMLENPVLEDQVETGEVNAQGVEVQAPPEAATSIDRAVEADDRASEASVKGEEKKTDEIDWERYLENHAMQAPMPSSGRMSDEEMPGVEATLTKSEDLADHLAWQIRLTDFTDDEMRFVALVVGNLDENGYLKLEDTPPEEVVPRLAAEAEIDPEDAEEVLKMIQKLDPVGAASRDLRECLLVQAEHHGMDELVISVLRDHLTNLEKKNYAAIARDLKVTVEEIYDVAQVIAELEPRPGRDYVSEEPRYIVPDVYVTKVGDKYYVQANDDGMPRLKISGFYRAAMAGDPKAKEYIQGKLRSAQWLIRSIDQRRKTIVKVTECIVEKQRDFFDKGIEYLKPMILRDVAETVGMHESTISRVTSNKYVATPRGVFELKYFFNSAIRRDNADDIASESVKQAIKKIIAEEDERNPHSDQKIVEILAQDGVVIARRTVAKYREMLGILSSSKRKKYF, encoded by the coding sequence ATGGAGATCAAGCAGCAACTCCGCCAGACGCAGCAGCTCGTGATGACGCCGCAGCTCCAGCAGGCGATCAAGCTGCTGCAGATGTCGCGCATGGAGCTGGTCGACCTCGTTCGCGAGGAGATGCTCGAGAACCCGGTCCTCGAGGACCAGGTCGAGACCGGCGAGGTGAACGCCCAGGGCGTCGAGGTGCAGGCGCCGCCCGAGGCCGCGACGTCGATCGATCGCGCCGTCGAGGCCGACGATCGCGCGTCCGAAGCGTCGGTGAAGGGCGAAGAGAAGAAGACCGACGAGATCGACTGGGAGCGCTACCTCGAGAACCACGCGATGCAGGCGCCGATGCCGAGCTCCGGTCGCATGAGCGACGAGGAGATGCCCGGCGTCGAGGCGACGCTCACGAAGAGCGAGGACCTCGCCGATCACCTCGCGTGGCAGATCCGACTGACCGACTTCACCGACGACGAGATGCGCTTCGTCGCGCTCGTGGTCGGCAACCTCGACGAGAACGGCTACCTGAAGCTCGAGGACACGCCGCCCGAAGAGGTCGTGCCGCGTCTCGCCGCCGAAGCGGAGATCGACCCCGAGGACGCCGAAGAAGTCCTCAAGATGATCCAGAAGCTCGACCCGGTCGGCGCGGCGTCGCGCGATCTGCGCGAGTGCTTGCTCGTGCAGGCCGAGCACCACGGCATGGACGAGCTGGTGATCAGCGTCCTGCGCGATCACCTCACGAACCTCGAGAAGAAGAACTACGCGGCGATCGCGCGCGACCTGAAGGTGACCGTCGAGGAGATCTACGACGTCGCGCAGGTGATCGCCGAGCTCGAGCCGCGCCCGGGGCGCGACTACGTCAGCGAAGAGCCGCGCTACATCGTGCCGGACGTCTACGTCACGAAGGTCGGCGACAAGTACTACGTCCAGGCGAACGACGATGGCATGCCGCGCCTGAAGATCAGCGGCTTCTATCGCGCTGCGATGGCCGGCGATCCGAAGGCGAAGGAGTACATCCAGGGCAAGCTGCGCAGCGCGCAGTGGCTCATCCGCTCGATCGACCAGCGCCGCAAGACGATCGTCAAGGTCACCGAGTGCATCGTCGAGAAGCAGCGCGACTTCTTCGACAAGGGCATCGAGTACCTCAAGCCGATGATCCTGCGTGACGTCGCGGAGACGGTCGGGATGCACGAGAGCACCATCTCGCGCGTCACGAGCAACAAGTACGTGGCGACGCCCCGCGGCGTGTTCGAGCTGAAGTACTTCTTCAACAGCGCGATCCGTCGCGACAACGCGGACGACATCGCGAGCGAGTCGGTCAAGCAGGCGATCAAGAAGATCATCGCCGAGGAAGACGAGCGGAACCCGCACAGCGATCAGAAGATCGTGGAGATCCTCGCGCAGGACGGCGTCGTGATCGCGCGTCGTACGGTCGCGAAGTACCGCGAGATGCTGGGCATCCTCAGCTCGAGCAAGCGCAAGAAGTACTTCTGA
- a CDS encoding cyclic nucleotide-binding domain-containing protein → MSDTRASMDRVDPAMLREVGLFGGLDDETLGVLCRELPVERVHVGTRVVSEGDPAREMFVVLDGELEVLKRTRTGSEIRVAMLGPGGWFGEMSILDVQPRSASVRALAPSRVMRLSAESVDRLLYRRDLKAYSLFVMNIARELSRRLRVADGILAQFVGTMADEYVTKTKSGG, encoded by the coding sequence ATGAGCGACACGCGCGCCTCGATGGATCGGGTGGACCCCGCGATGCTCCGAGAGGTCGGTCTGTTCGGCGGGCTCGACGACGAGACGCTGGGCGTGCTGTGCCGCGAGCTCCCGGTCGAGCGCGTCCACGTCGGAACGCGTGTGGTTTCCGAGGGCGACCCTGCTCGCGAGATGTTCGTGGTGCTCGACGGCGAGCTCGAGGTGCTGAAGCGCACCAGAACGGGCAGCGAGATCCGCGTGGCGATGCTCGGCCCCGGCGGATGGTTCGGCGAGATGTCGATCCTCGACGTGCAGCCGCGCAGCGCCAGCGTGCGCGCGCTGGCGCCGAGCCGCGTGATGCGGCTCAGCGCCGAGAGCGTCGATCGACTGCTCTATCGCCGCGACCTGAAGGCGTACTCGCTGTTCGTGATGAACATCGCGAGAGAGCTCAGCCGAAGGCTCCGCGTCGCGGACGGCATCCTCGCCCAGTTCGTCGGCACGATGGCGGACGAGTACGTGACGAAGACGAAGTCCGGCGGCTGA
- a CDS encoding PTS sugar transporter subunit IIA, whose protein sequence is MRLAELLTVDRIDTDLDARDKGDAIRAMAKLLASGLYPSAGGSAPSVEEVERVLREREAVASTGVGDGVAIPHGRLPGLTRFVGALGIQKDGVAFDAIDGRPASILFALIGPDRAAGEHLKCLARISRALRDDSVRAKLLGAEAPQRALDIVLEVDGA, encoded by the coding sequence ATGCGCCTGGCCGAGCTCCTCACCGTCGACCGCATCGACACCGACCTCGACGCTCGCGACAAAGGCGACGCGATCCGCGCGATGGCGAAGCTCCTCGCGTCCGGGCTCTATCCGAGCGCCGGCGGAAGCGCTCCAAGCGTCGAGGAAGTGGAGCGCGTGCTGCGCGAGCGCGAGGCCGTCGCGAGCACCGGCGTCGGCGACGGCGTCGCGATCCCGCACGGACGCTTGCCCGGCCTGACGCGCTTCGTGGGCGCGCTCGGGATCCAGAAGGACGGCGTCGCGTTCGACGCGATCGACGGGCGCCCTGCGTCGATCCTGTTCGCGCTGATCGGGCCCGATCGCGCTGCGGGAGAGCACCTCAAGTGCCTCGCGCGGATCTCGCGCGCGCTGCGCGACGACTCGGTGCGCGCGAAGCTGCTCGGCGCGGAAGCGCCGCAGCGCGCGCTCGACATCGTGCTCGAGGTGGACGGGGCCTAG
- a CDS encoding ABC transporter ATP-binding protein — protein MALIELEGVEKRYGELRALKGVTLKLEPGRIGLLGPNGAGKSTLLKTLLGLLTPDHGSVKVLDLDVARSPFEVRARIGYMPEGDSVIPELTALQFTSLAGELCGLPKREAIGRAHQVLHYVGLGEARYRKLGSFSTGMRQRARLAQALVGDPKLLLLDEPTSGLDPRGRDEMLALIVDIPQRTGASVILSTHILPDVEKTCDQVMVIAGGEVLYAGALAPLVASEEGVFEVRGKGEPDSLKTALEVGGCVVTRDGSTLEVRVPSGKDARFILELAITSGQQVRHVAPLTKTLERAFIQTLEKAGAAAAEGASA, from the coding sequence ATGGCGCTCATCGAGCTCGAAGGGGTCGAGAAACGCTACGGCGAGCTGCGCGCGCTCAAGGGCGTGACGCTGAAGCTCGAGCCAGGGCGCATCGGGCTCCTCGGGCCGAACGGCGCGGGCAAGTCGACGCTGCTGAAGACACTGCTCGGGCTGCTCACGCCCGATCACGGCAGCGTGAAGGTGCTCGACCTCGACGTGGCGCGGAGCCCGTTCGAGGTGCGCGCGCGCATCGGGTACATGCCCGAGGGCGACTCGGTGATCCCCGAGCTCACCGCGCTGCAGTTCACGTCGCTCGCGGGCGAGCTCTGCGGGCTCCCGAAGCGCGAAGCGATCGGACGCGCGCACCAGGTGCTGCACTACGTCGGCCTCGGCGAGGCGCGCTATCGCAAGCTCGGCTCGTTCTCGACCGGCATGCGCCAGCGCGCACGGCTCGCGCAGGCGCTCGTCGGCGATCCCAAGCTGCTGCTCCTCGACGAGCCTACGAGCGGACTCGATCCGCGCGGTCGCGACGAGATGCTCGCGCTGATCGTCGACATCCCGCAGCGCACCGGGGCGAGCGTCATCCTCTCGACGCACATCCTCCCGGACGTCGAGAAGACGTGCGATCAGGTGATGGTGATCGCGGGCGGCGAGGTGCTCTACGCGGGCGCGCTCGCGCCGCTCGTCGCGAGCGAAGAGGGCGTGTTCGAGGTGCGAGGGAAGGGCGAGCCCGACTCGCTCAAGACCGCGCTCGAAGTCGGCGGCTGCGTGGTGACGCGCGACGGGAGCACGCTCGAGGTGCGCGTTCCTTCGGGCAAGGACGCGCGGTTCATCCTGGAGCTCGCCATCACGTCCGGGCAGCAGGTTCGCCACGTCGCGCCGCTCACGAAGACGCTCGAGCGCGCGTTCATCCAGACGCTCGAGAAGGCGGGCGCCGCCGCCGCGGAGGGCGCGAGCGCCTAG
- a CDS encoding diguanylate cyclase encodes METARGSAPPPPARIAVVDDDRVTREYVAGLLRGHGYRVIAVDGAQKLLDLHRQGQVDLVLLDVMMEGLSGVDCCRILKSTTPPEIFVPVILVTGRTDPESRIEGLRIGADDYVTKPFDERELLARVEAMLRIKRSHDDLGAARERLQRLAVQDELTGLYNVRYLNSRLTEEYKRAERHRDPLALAMIDVDHFKQVNDRFGHEAGDAVLREVGVRLKKSVREIDVVTRYGGEEFVVLLPSTHLAGALVVADRVARTLREEPFDVAGTKMPVTASIGLALFPSRGVHSKEELLRSADRALYRAKDEGRDRICVFQEQGYLFAPGKTG; translated from the coding sequence GTGGAGACCGCCCGCGGGAGCGCCCCGCCGCCGCCGGCGCGCATCGCCGTCGTCGACGACGATCGCGTCACGCGCGAGTACGTCGCTGGCCTTCTGAGGGGCCACGGGTACCGCGTGATCGCGGTCGACGGCGCGCAGAAGCTGCTCGACCTGCATCGTCAGGGGCAGGTCGATCTCGTGCTGCTCGACGTGATGATGGAGGGCCTGAGCGGCGTCGACTGCTGCCGGATCCTGAAGTCCACGACGCCGCCCGAGATCTTCGTGCCGGTGATCCTCGTCACCGGGCGCACCGATCCCGAGAGCCGCATCGAGGGCCTGCGCATCGGCGCGGACGACTACGTGACGAAGCCCTTCGACGAGCGCGAGCTGCTCGCGCGCGTCGAAGCGATGCTGCGCATCAAGCGCTCGCACGACGACCTCGGCGCGGCGCGCGAGCGCCTCCAGCGGCTCGCGGTGCAGGACGAGCTCACCGGGCTGTACAACGTTCGCTACCTGAACTCGCGCTTGACCGAGGAGTACAAGCGCGCCGAGCGCCACCGCGATCCGCTCGCGCTCGCGATGATCGACGTCGATCACTTCAAGCAGGTGAACGATCGCTTCGGGCACGAAGCGGGCGACGCCGTGCTCCGCGAGGTCGGCGTGCGCCTCAAGAAGTCGGTGCGCGAGATCGACGTGGTCACGCGCTACGGCGGCGAGGAGTTCGTGGTGCTGCTGCCGAGCACGCACCTCGCGGGCGCGCTCGTCGTCGCGGATCGCGTCGCGCGCACGCTGCGCGAGGAGCCGTTCGACGTCGCGGGCACGAAGATGCCGGTGACCGCGTCGATCGGGCTCGCGCTCTTCCCGAGCCGCGGCGTGCACTCGAAGGAAGAGCTGCTCCGCTCTGCGGATCGCGCGCTCTATCGCGCGAAGGACGAAGGACGCGATCGCATCTGCGTCTTCCAGGAGCAGGGCTACCTGTTCGCTCCCGGAAAGACGGGCTGA
- a CDS encoding dynamin family protein → MSIFDRAVGRAARFIDDVLLLPEEVRDRIERAEQLLDAGRGAEAEKLLRGVLEERPGLLRALIGWARALEMTGDVSGARLALAEARQQEPDDPQLSLLAAKLALASHDPGAAVTAAREAARRLAAQGGPAFAEACVIRARAEWMRGRPDRAARELRKAIAARPEDVDARIALVEALVDSDERLAARRAARGLEGAGLDDARTTRLGLALHRAGDAASARPLLERAAQIGNTQALEALARQSLARGDHAAAEGHARMAVARGGGAAALSTLADVLVAAGRDGEAAQALLAASETRQGGDRDLLRRAARVVPLRDARELVRVADALEATSPEDPAARALRAHAMLLRGERDACRTLLAGEMVEPREVLAHARLALDERRPQDALAVMDRGEASEQLRPRNGDAQLARTIRRDALRTLWRGPREEVDLAAAIDGVLAFAEERRLTDAVARARALRDELDRPLLLTILGEFNAGKSTLVNAFVGADVAPTGILPTTATLNVLRGGAERRVRVVRKDGTTREGDWDDLKRLLGDAEREGAVVDHVEIVLPSELLERVWILDTPGSNAPNPEHEALAKEAMRRADAALWVFDAGQAGKASEGRILASVRASKRTVIAALNKVDRLKPEQLAQVKASLAREMPEIGPEPVALSARAALRARVANDDAAYEASGFPALVRRLESDVFSQSRLLKRRACAGRLLELLRDALATEAEVEGGFEARRAKLDRAATTLASVGGPVQAAIERAIEELEAAQSRAFDDAAAEVLSFVRPRTNRFASHGADPEDRAFLAEVIQNRLDQASESTAARLGEALVAALAPSLAGTELEAAIAVRVEAAIAPPVAAFGGFQAGLLSGGALRRFFDEVLPTATLSVKPIADALGQARAFPRESLRPALEHATAELLRELERDVTATGEAARREWERLRARTYEPLRALHEVLEELVG, encoded by the coding sequence ATGAGCATTTTCGACCGCGCCGTGGGGCGGGCGGCCCGCTTCATCGACGACGTGCTCCTCTTGCCCGAGGAGGTGCGCGATCGGATCGAGCGCGCCGAGCAGCTGCTCGATGCGGGGCGCGGCGCGGAGGCGGAGAAGCTGCTCCGTGGGGTGCTCGAGGAGCGTCCCGGGCTGCTGCGCGCGCTGATCGGATGGGCGCGCGCCCTCGAGATGACCGGCGACGTGTCGGGCGCGCGGCTCGCGCTCGCCGAGGCGCGCCAGCAGGAGCCCGACGATCCGCAGCTCTCGCTGCTCGCGGCGAAGCTCGCGCTCGCGTCGCACGACCCCGGCGCAGCGGTGACCGCGGCGCGCGAGGCGGCACGGCGGCTCGCGGCGCAGGGCGGTCCGGCGTTCGCCGAGGCATGTGTGATCCGCGCGCGCGCCGAGTGGATGCGCGGTCGCCCCGATCGCGCGGCGCGCGAGCTGCGCAAGGCGATCGCGGCGCGCCCCGAGGACGTCGACGCGCGCATCGCGCTCGTCGAGGCGCTGGTCGACTCCGACGAGCGGCTCGCGGCGCGACGTGCCGCGCGCGGGCTCGAAGGCGCAGGGCTCGACGATGCGCGCACCACGCGGCTCGGGCTCGCGCTGCATCGCGCTGGGGATGCTGCGAGCGCGCGCCCGTTGCTCGAGCGTGCGGCGCAGATCGGCAACACGCAGGCGCTCGAGGCGCTCGCGCGGCAGTCGCTCGCGCGCGGCGATCACGCCGCTGCGGAGGGGCACGCGCGCATGGCGGTCGCGCGCGGCGGCGGCGCGGCTGCGCTCTCCACGCTCGCCGACGTGCTCGTCGCTGCGGGGCGCGACGGCGAGGCCGCGCAGGCGCTGCTCGCGGCGTCCGAGACGCGTCAGGGCGGCGATCGCGATCTGCTGCGCCGCGCTGCGCGTGTGGTGCCGCTCCGCGATGCGCGCGAGCTGGTGCGTGTGGCCGACGCGCTCGAAGCGACGTCGCCCGAGGATCCCGCCGCGCGCGCGCTGCGCGCCCACGCGATGCTGCTCCGAGGAGAGCGCGACGCGTGCCGCACGCTGCTCGCGGGCGAGATGGTCGAGCCGCGCGAGGTGCTCGCGCACGCACGGCTCGCGCTCGACGAGCGCCGCCCGCAGGACGCGCTCGCCGTCATGGATCGTGGTGAAGCGAGCGAGCAGCTCCGGCCGCGCAACGGCGATGCGCAGCTCGCACGCACGATCCGCCGCGACGCGCTGCGCACGCTCTGGCGCGGACCGCGCGAGGAGGTCGATCTCGCCGCCGCGATCGACGGCGTGCTCGCGTTCGCGGAAGAGCGTCGCCTCACCGACGCGGTCGCGCGCGCCCGCGCGCTGCGCGACGAGCTCGATCGCCCGCTCTTGCTGACGATCCTCGGCGAATTCAACGCGGGCAAGAGCACGCTCGTGAACGCGTTCGTCGGCGCCGACGTCGCGCCCACCGGGATCCTCCCGACGACCGCGACGCTCAACGTGCTGCGCGGCGGCGCGGAGCGGCGCGTGCGCGTCGTCCGCAAGGACGGCACGACCCGCGAGGGCGACTGGGACGATCTCAAGCGCCTCCTCGGCGATGCCGAGCGCGAGGGCGCGGTCGTCGATCACGTCGAGATCGTGCTCCCGTCCGAGCTGCTCGAGCGCGTGTGGATCCTCGACACGCCGGGCAGCAACGCGCCGAACCCCGAGCACGAGGCGCTCGCGAAGGAAGCGATGCGCCGCGCCGATGCCGCGCTCTGGGTGTTCGACGCGGGCCAGGCGGGCAAGGCGAGCGAGGGGCGCATCCTCGCGAGCGTGCGCGCGAGCAAGCGCACCGTGATCGCCGCGCTCAACAAGGTCGATCGTCTCAAGCCCGAGCAGCTCGCGCAGGTGAAGGCGTCGCTCGCGCGCGAGATGCCCGAGATCGGACCCGAGCCGGTCGCGCTCTCGGCACGCGCGGCGCTGCGCGCGCGCGTCGCGAACGACGACGCGGCGTACGAGGCGAGCGGCTTCCCCGCGCTCGTTCGGCGGCTCGAGAGCGACGTGTTCTCGCAGTCGCGCCTGCTCAAGCGACGCGCGTGCGCGGGACGTCTGCTCGAGCTGCTCCGCGACGCGCTCGCCACGGAGGCCGAGGTCGAGGGCGGGTTCGAGGCGCGCCGCGCGAAGCTCGATCGCGCCGCGACGACGCTCGCGAGCGTCGGCGGCCCGGTGCAGGCCGCGATCGAGCGCGCGATCGAGGAGCTCGAGGCTGCGCAGTCGCGCGCCTTCGACGACGCTGCGGCCGAGGTGCTCTCGTTCGTCCGACCGCGCACCAACCGCTTCGCGTCGCACGGCGCGGATCCCGAGGACCGCGCGTTCCTCGCCGAGGTCATCCAGAACCGGCTCGACCAAGCGAGCGAGTCCACCGCCGCGCGTCTCGGCGAGGCGCTGGTCGCGGCGCTCGCTCCTTCGTTGGCGGGCACCGAGCTCGAGGCCGCGATCGCGGTGCGCGTCGAGGCCGCGATCGCACCGCCGGTCGCAGCGTTCGGTGGCTTCCAAGCCGGCCTGCTGAGCGGCGGTGCCCTGCGTCGCTTCTTCGACGAGGTACTCCCCACCGCGACGCTCAGCGTGAAGCCGATCGCCGATGCGCTCGGTCAGGCGCGCGCGTTCCCGCGCGAGTCGCTGCGACCCGCGCTCGAGCACGCGACGGCGGAGCTCCTGCGCGAGCTGGAGCGGGACGTGACCGCCACGGGTGAGGCCGCACGCCGCGAGTGGGAGCGCCTGCGCGCCCGAACGTACGAGCCTCTGCGTGCGCTGCACGAGGTGCTCGAAGAGCTCGTTGGATGA
- a CDS encoding serine/threonine-protein kinase, whose amino-acid sequence MAIDEELDLPRPFGPYTLTRRLAVGGMAEVYVAKTKGLGGFEKVVAIKVIHPRYSEDEHFVQMLVEEAKISVLLTHVNIAQTFDLGCIDDTYYIVMELIEGADAYRVMRRTTEMKRAMPIDLCAHIAAEMCNGLDYAHRKRDAEGASLGIVHRDISPQNVLISYAGEVKIVDFGIAKAALRSGQTEAGVIKGKYYYMSPEQAWGDPMDHRSDIFSTGVVLYELLTGRMLYQEDNVPLLLDKVRKVEVAPPETRRPSIPKALSAIVMKALSKEPQDRYQSAQEMAQALTQFLYQTSPTFTAARLAELMGTLFPNEVQRHSAIMKLPSVEEPIGRDSLAPAAQSKSVLFELGAEEDEDATRNDVLPFRKAQRVTKPATSPAEEATGRPTLRPPRRNVEGEPTRAASPRAANGGSDQVTAPVVGPSGAWVSPVSTTSPRRAPDEPTDDTHSAPEWDDPTRLKDEEWSEQDATLVDAGDLAAALLAAAPKIEGAQQAQSERGRVNVQWAGKVPQHAAPPQAASAQRAAPPPSVWVEPPPPPRAAPVAPAPRAPWEPPSVIAPPTALVFTAPTPGVDPFASPPPSPPGATGGFEPADSRRRSAMLAIAAVAVVVLGVLAIAAVLGAAPPPAIEVISSPTGASVAIDGRPVDGVTPIVITDGIESGRSYRVDVVMAGYQPWTAQLSPTEGALRQFVVLAPLPATLRVETEPPGAEVMVNGVVRGAAPIEVTGLQVGQEVEVRAAIAGRAPVIRRVRLAEGTTSERILVTP is encoded by the coding sequence TTGGCGATCGACGAAGAGCTCGACCTGCCTCGCCCATTCGGGCCGTACACGCTGACGCGTCGACTCGCCGTCGGTGGAATGGCCGAGGTGTACGTCGCGAAGACCAAGGGCCTCGGTGGCTTCGAGAAGGTCGTCGCGATCAAGGTCATCCATCCGCGCTACTCGGAGGACGAGCACTTCGTGCAGATGCTCGTCGAGGAGGCGAAGATCTCCGTCCTCCTCACGCACGTGAACATCGCGCAGACGTTCGACCTCGGCTGCATCGACGACACGTACTACATCGTGATGGAGCTCATCGAGGGCGCCGATGCGTATCGCGTGATGCGCCGGACGACCGAGATGAAGCGCGCGATGCCGATCGATCTCTGCGCGCACATCGCGGCGGAGATGTGCAACGGGCTCGACTACGCGCATCGCAAGCGCGACGCGGAGGGCGCGTCGCTCGGCATCGTGCACCGCGACATCTCCCCGCAAAACGTCCTGATCTCGTACGCGGGCGAGGTGAAGATCGTCGACTTCGGGATCGCGAAGGCCGCGCTGCGCAGTGGTCAGACCGAAGCCGGCGTGATCAAGGGCAAGTACTACTACATGTCCCCGGAGCAGGCGTGGGGCGATCCGATGGATCACCGCTCCGACATCTTCTCGACGGGCGTCGTCCTCTACGAGCTGCTCACGGGACGGATGCTCTACCAGGAGGACAACGTCCCGCTGCTCCTCGACAAGGTGCGCAAGGTCGAGGTCGCGCCGCCCGAGACGCGCCGTCCGAGCATCCCGAAGGCGCTCTCCGCGATCGTGATGAAGGCGCTCTCGAAGGAGCCGCAGGATCGCTATCAGTCCGCGCAGGAGATGGCGCAGGCGCTCACGCAGTTCCTGTATCAGACGAGCCCGACGTTCACCGCGGCGCGGCTCGCCGAGCTGATGGGCACGCTCTTCCCGAACGAAGTGCAGCGCCACAGCGCGATCATGAAGCTGCCGTCGGTCGAGGAGCCGATCGGACGCGACTCGCTCGCTCCCGCGGCGCAGTCGAAGAGCGTGCTCTTCGAGCTCGGCGCAGAGGAGGACGAGGACGCGACGCGCAACGACGTGCTGCCGTTCCGCAAGGCGCAGCGCGTGACCAAGCCCGCGACGAGCCCGGCCGAGGAGGCGACCGGGAGGCCGACGCTGCGCCCGCCGCGCCGCAACGTCGAAGGCGAGCCGACGCGCGCTGCGTCGCCGCGCGCGGCGAACGGCGGGAGCGATCAGGTCACGGCGCCGGTGGTGGGCCCGAGCGGCGCGTGGGTGTCTCCGGTGAGCACGACGTCGCCTCGTCGCGCGCCCGACGAGCCGACCGACGACACGCACTCCGCGCCCGAGTGGGACGACCCCACGCGCCTCAAGGACGAGGAGTGGAGCGAGCAGGACGCGACGCTCGTCGACGCGGGGGATCTCGCTGCGGCGTTGCTCGCCGCCGCGCCGAAGATCGAGGGCGCGCAGCAGGCGCAGAGCGAGCGCGGCAGGGTCAACGTGCAGTGGGCAGGCAAGGTCCCGCAGCACGCCGCGCCGCCGCAGGCCGCGAGCGCGCAACGAGCTGCGCCGCCACCGAGCGTGTGGGTCGAGCCGCCGCCTCCTCCGCGCGCGGCTCCGGTCGCGCCGGCGCCACGCGCGCCCTGGGAGCCGCCGAGCGTCATCGCGCCGCCGACCGCGCTCGTGTTCACGGCGCCGACGCCGGGCGTCGATCCGTTCGCGTCGCCGCCGCCGAGCCCTCCCGGCGCGACCGGTGGGTTCGAGCCGGCCGACTCGCGTCGTCGCTCGGCGATGCTCGCGATCGCCGCGGTCGCGGTGGTCGTGCTCGGCGTGCTCGCCATCGCCGCGGTGCTCGGCGCGGCGCCTCCACCGGCGATCGAGGTGATCTCGTCGCCCACCGGAGCGAGCGTCGCGATCGACGGCCGGCCGGTCGACGGCGTCACGCCGATCGTGATCACCGATGGGATCGAGAGCGGACGCAGCTACCGCGTCGACGTCGTGATGGCGGGCTATCAACCGTGGACGGCGCAGCTCTCGCCGACGGAGGGCGCGCTCCGGCAGTTCGTCGTCCTCGCGCCGCTGCCGGCGACGCTGCGCGTCGAGACCGAGCCGCCGGGCGCCGAGGTGATGGTCAACGGCGTCGTGCGCGGCGCCGCGCCGATCGAGGTGACGGGCCTGCAGGTCGGTCAGGAGGTCGAGGTGCGCGCGGCGATCGCGGGACGCGCGCCCGTGATCCGGCGCGTGCGCCTCGCCGAGGGCACGACGTCGGAGCGCATCCTCGTCACGCCGTGA
- the hpf gene encoding ribosome hibernation-promoting factor, HPF/YfiA family, whose amino-acid sequence MEVSFTFRQVEPSEGVKNYAREKIAKLQKYLRAPLTADVILSVERHLQTVEVMVHGDGHRFAGTHQSEDMYASIDLVIDKIDRQIRDDKDASADRRKHSGGISQMSGKTEK is encoded by the coding sequence ATGGAGGTCTCGTTCACGTTCCGTCAGGTGGAGCCCTCGGAGGGCGTGAAGAACTACGCTCGCGAGAAGATCGCGAAGCTCCAGAAGTACCTTCGCGCGCCGCTGACGGCGGACGTGATCCTCTCGGTCGAGAGGCATCTGCAGACGGTCGAGGTGATGGTGCACGGCGACGGTCATCGCTTCGCCGGAACGCACCAGTCGGAAGACATGTACGCGTCGATCGACCTGGTGATCGACAAGATCGATCGTCAGATCCGCGACGACAAGGACGCGAGCGCCGACCGACGCAAGCACTCGGGCGGCATCTCGCAGATGAGCGGGAAGACCGAGAAGTAG
- a CDS encoding DUF3467 domain-containing protein, whose product MDQQNPPNAPPADITIKAEDEVAKGRFSNLAQVGSSFDSFVLDFAFVQGRAGWLLSRILLSPAHAKRFHAALGETLARHEARFGPIEPPPTIQ is encoded by the coding sequence ATGGATCAGCAGAATCCGCCCAACGCACCGCCCGCGGACATCACGATCAAGGCCGAGGACGAGGTCGCGAAGGGTCGCTTCTCGAACCTCGCGCAGGTCGGCTCGAGCTTCGACAGCTTCGTGCTCGACTTCGCGTTCGTGCAGGGCCGCGCTGGTTGGCTGCTCAGCCGCATCCTCCTCTCGCCCGCGCACGCGAAGCGCTTCCACGCGGCGCTCGGCGAGACGCTCGCGCGGCACGAGGCACGCTTCGGCCCGATCGAGCCGCCGCCCACGATCCAGTGA